A DNA window from Daucus carota subsp. sativus chromosome 3, DH1 v3.0, whole genome shotgun sequence contains the following coding sequences:
- the LOC108214559 gene encoding KH domain-containing protein At4g18375, producing the protein MAGQRNSYGKRSHSHSDYSDDGRNKRRNSGPERESFAIGAEDTVYRYLCPGRKIGSIIGRGGEIVKKIRAESKSKIRIGETVSGCDERVVTIYSPSDETNDFDGTDDRVCPSHDALFMVHDRIVADDLSDDPEEEPQVTVRLLVPSDQIGCVIGKGGQIVQSIRSDTGAQIRIMKDDHLPPCALASDELVQISGKGAVVRKALFQIAARLHDNPSRSQHMLISAKPPNAYESGGSVMGPTGGGPIMGLAPVMGSYGGYKGENGRWSGSLYSAPRDEPSSKEFSLHLVCPTANIGGVIGKGGSIINQIRKDSGATIKVDSSSAEDNDCIVSISAKEFLENTFSPTIEAALRLQPSCSEKVERDSGLISFTTRLLVPTSRIGCLIGKSGSIITEMRNTTKANIRILSKDDVPKVASEDDEMVQISGDLDVAKDALLQVTSRLRGNLFDREGPVSAFVPVLPYLPMAVDHSDGMKYESRDSRRYGREHSYSSGYGGPGDLPTSDLYGTYGGLHSGSGGSAYGGYGGYSSGRTGSSGYSGQSSAPRRRSYGH; encoded by the exons ATGGCTGGTCAGAGGAACAGTTACGGAAAGCGTTCTCATTCACATTCGGATTATTCTGATGATGGGAGAAATAAAAGGAGAAATTCTGGCCCGGAAAGGGAGTCATTTGCTATCGGGGCAGAAGATACAGTTTATCGGTATTTGTGCCCGGGAAGGAAGATTGGAAGCATTATAGGGAGGGGAGGAGAAATTGTCAAGAAGATACGAGCTGAAAGtaaatcgaaaataagaattggtGAAACTGTGTCGGGATGTGACGAACGTGTTGTGACAATATACAGCCCAAGTGATGAAACAAATGATTTTGATGGTACTGATGACCGTGTCTGTCCATCGCATGATGCTCTCTTCATGGTACATGACAGAATAGTTGCTGATGATTTGTCTGATGATCCTGAAGAAGAGCCACAAGTTACTGTCCGGCTCCTAGTACCGTCTGATCAGATTGGATGTGTTATTGGGAAAGGAGGACAGATAGTTCAGAGCATCCGCAGTGATACTGGTGCACAGATTCGCATTATGAAGGATGATCATCTACCCCCTTGTGCGCTGGCCTCTGATGAACTCGTGCAG ATATCTGGAAAAGGTGCTGTTGTTAGGAAGGCTCTTTTTCAAATTGCAGCTCGTCTTCATGATAATCCATCGCGCTCCCAGCATATGCTTATTTCTGCCAAGCCGCCAAATGCTTATGAGTCCGGAGGTTCGGTTATGGGTCCTACAGGTGGTGGCCCAATCATGGGGTTGGCTCCTGTAATGGGTTCTTATGGTGGATATAAAGGTGAGAATGGACGCTGGTCGGGTTCCCTCTACTCAGCTCCAAGAGATGAGCCATCTTCAAAGGAATTCTCTCTACATTTAGTCTGTCCTACTGCAAACATCGGTGGTGTAATCGGAAAAGGTGGATCCATAATTAATCAGATTAGAAAAGATTCTGGCGCCACTATAAAAGTTGATAGTTCTTCTGCTGAGGACAATGATTGCATCGTATCAATTTCTGCAAAAGAG TTTTTGGAGAACACATTCTCTCCAACAATCGAAGCAGCATTGCGACTGCAACCAAGCTGTAGTGAGAAAGTTGAAAGAGATTCTGGTCTAATTTCATTCACAACTCGTCTTCTTGTGCCAACTTCTCGAATTGGATGCCTTATTGGGAAATCTGGAAGTATAATTACTGAAATGAGGAATACCACTAAAGCTAATATTCGCATTCTTTCAAAGGATGATGTTCCGAAAGTTGCATCTGAGGATGATGAGATGGTTCAG atatcTGGAGATCTTGATGTTGCAAAGGATGCTCTTTTACAAGTAACCTCAAGGTTGAGGGGAAACCTCTTTGATAGGGAAGGTCCTGTATCTGCTTTTGTGCCAGTTCTTCCCTACCTTCCTATGGCAGTTGATCATTCAGACGGCATGAAATACGAAAGTAGAGATAGTAGAAGATATGGCCGTGAACATTCATATTCTAGTGGTTATGGTGGCCCTGGTGATCTTCCAACTAGTGATTTGTATGGAACTTATGGAGGTTTGCAC AGTGGCAGCGGCGGCAGTGCTTACGGAGGCTATGGTGGCTATTCTTCAGGGCGTACTGGTAGCTCTGG GTACTCGGGGCAAAGCTCTGCTCCACGGCGTAGGAGTTACGGTCACTAA